The Manihot esculenta cultivar AM560-2 chromosome 17, M.esculenta_v8, whole genome shotgun sequence genome contains the following window.
TAGTTTTGATCAGTCATTCTAGTTCTTTAGTCTTGAATCTATTTTATCGAATACCTTTAATTCTCAATTATCTTTTAGGCTCTTTAGCCTTTCTTTATATCTAGACTTATAATTTTATCTgcaattttaagaatttttagCATTTTTTGTATTCAGACTTGTAAttttaaaagagagaaaaaaaactcTGCAATTAAGATCTGCcaaatttgaaaaagaaaggtATTTTTATTTTGTCAAGTAATATTTATGAAGAAGAGGGAGAACGTTTCTTAACATATTTTGAAATAtagtctattttttattaaaataatattataatgtttatattttattaggaCTCAAATAATTAAGTAATATTAGAGTTACACCGACTCGAATTTGAACTTTTTAAACGAGTAAAATGCTTTATAATCATGGAGACAAATCAAGAAAGGcaactttaattttctttaaataaaaaattaaatagttaactttataaaatatagaaatattttaaatttaaaatagtgaTGAATTAGTTaattacttaaaaatttaagaaacttATACTACTCCTTCCTTTTAAACGCCctactttacaaaactcatattttttcaaatagatgttgaaggttttgagaaaaaaaaaaaggaaaaaaatgaactgccgaagaaaaatataattgcACGTGCCAATGGGAAAAGCAGGTTATCCGGTAATCAATAACAGTCCCTAAAAAGTACTAAATTAACAATGACAACACAAAGCTAAACTCCAGATAGATTAAAGAGCAAAAGATAGAGAAAGAGGGAAAATTTGAGATCCAAATCAAACTCGGAAAACCCTAGCTATGGAATAAGCAGCAACAGAAGCAATGGCTCCTATAAAGGCAGTTTGGATCGCACTCTTGAAAGATTGATCACCTGTAAAGTGACCCTTAATGAATCCAAATATCAGTAATGCAAGAATCGTCACTATAATCGACGCAACAACTGCTTCTCTGGCCACCGGGACGATCATGTACGGCGAAAGTGGTATCAATCCTCCGATGATGTATGATATGGCTATTGTCAGTGCACTCTGTAATGCTCTCATTGGGTCTGGTTTCTCCAGTCCTAATTCAAACCTGCATCATCGTTTCTTTCTCATTGAGGATCTAGAAAATAGAATTTTCAGGTGAAATGGGTTGAAAAAGAAAGAGGGAAAGGTTTACTTCATCATGAAATTGAGCCAGTGTTGAGGGTTTCTTCTGAGAGCATTGACCACTGGCTCGTATTCGTGTGGCTCAACTCCATAGCCTGCTAATATTTCTCCACATTCAGCGGCTTCTGCAGAGAGATCAATGTAAGAACCCCAAACAGaagcttatttttcttttctgtttaaAATGATGATGAAAGATGAAGCATCTGTGAACCTATATCAGGGACATTGATGATTTCTTCTTGTTCTCTTTTTAGTTCCCTCGTGTAGTGGTCAGCTTCACTTTTCGCTGCAAGGTACCTGCATTCTCCGATatttgaaaacaaaaaaaaagaaaaagaaaaagaaaatgaaagatatTTAAACAGTTCTAAAAAAAAGAAGTATACCCTCCAAGCCCCATGGAGATGGCACCGGCGGCAACTTCAGCAATGCCGGCTATGAGAATGATACTCGATGTGACATTGGCTCCGGACAAGCCAGCGGCGAGGGCAAAAGGGACAGTGAGTCCATCGGAGACTCCAATAATGATGTCACGGACAATCTCACTAGAAGTAAAGTGTTTCTCTTCATGTTCTTGCAGAAGCGGTTTCTGCTTTTCTAGATCATTATACCCATTTTCTGCCATTAATAAGTCTCGGAAATTGATAGTAAGAACTTTAATATCCGTGAAAACCACCCTGTTTCAACAGATAGCTATCTTTTTATGTCTGTTTCTTGGAATGAAGTCATGAGAAAGGAGGTATATATAGGAGGAAAATTTACAAATAGTTGAAAATAAGGAAATTTTTTACACATATTTTATCTATATACATTCTGATGTTCAGAACTAGGGAAAATAGGATTTTGTGTATAAACTTAGTCTGGGTGAGTCCCATTTCCCGGTCATGTAAAATCGTATTTACAGACAGATTTGTCTGCTCATCTTCGTCAGGCGGCGATTTAACTTTCCTCCGGAGCGCGTGCTGATAGAGTCGCGGTATAACCGAACCTATTCTCCTATTTTCCATTACATCAAACGAGCTAGACTCTATTCTGACAGATCCGGGTCCTCGGTCAGCCTGGTTTGCCTTAGGCGCGAATTGAATAGTATGTTGATAGGTCGATCTGATTAATGAACTCTAATTGGGTTTTGGGCTTGTTTCTCTCTCCGGTACTCGACCTCGGCCCGAATGTCAGAGGTCCAGCGATCATcacatttgattaataaaatataattaaatcttaagaCGATGTAAGAATTTATAAATGTGATTACAGAATTTATAAATGTGATTATTTTATATCAACATTAATGACCGTCGGGTCTCACCACCCCTGGGCAAGGCCGAGTCGAAGAAGACAGCACTGACTCAAAGTCCACGAAGCCTTTTTTGGACGACCGGTCCAGTCTCTTCAGCCCTGACTCAAATACGCGAGGCAGGCTGGATTGTTCGTGAATCTAGGTCCAGTAAAAAGAAGTCCAGTCCGATAATGTGATATGAGAAATGACAGCAAGTCCAGTCACTTTGCAGCTCTCCCTGCATGCGCGctgaaagaaattaaattgacGTCTGACGTAGAGAAGGATTTTAACGCATGACCTGAACGACAGGGACATGTGACATTGTAACAGAGAGACCGTTAAGCATCACTAGCAGACAATTGAAAAGGAATAGAATGAGAGAAATATCTCTCTCTATCCAAGCTTGCAACCGCATTATAAACTCTATTTTCTATATTTCAGATCATGAaacatgatataaattaaattaatgaaataaataactttaacatattttatattaacttaatatattataaatattttgtggaagaaagttataaaatattttagtatatgaATATTTTTTACCTATATTAAGTCGTTGCTATACCCATTTAAAagcattttattaatttaaatataaaatttattatgattatctctacttattatttattaattaatcaaatatataacctaaatacatataataattagttttcggtataatataatataaatcacaactaaatttaaatgtttaatagtgattttattctttttattttcgtcgtaatcttataaaatatttttaagaataaaaaattgaatttgaaaagtaaaaataaaataaatcaaaagaaataaagaactaaattggaaataaaacataaaaattaaattaaactgaaatttaaaaaattgaattaattttttaaatatataatgatATTTGATTCGGTATAATTCTTAATGAGAAACAAAATCAAACCCAACCGCACTGACAAGTTAACTTTCAAAAGATTCTATAGGGCGTGTGTGGGACACAGgtctataaaagaaaagaaaaaaaaaagaaaaaaactgaaattaaattatcaaaagcTAACTTAACAACTGAAATCAAAACAAGACTGaatgaattattaaaaaaaaaaaaaaaaagatataatgACATTTGATTTGGTCTAATTCTTAATGAGAagtaaaatcaaaccgaaccgcaCTAGCAAGTCACGTTCACGAGATTCTATT
Protein-coding sequences here:
- the LOC110604992 gene encoding vacuolar iron transporter 1 translates to MAENGYNDLEKQKPLLQEHEEKHFTSSEIVRDIIIGVSDGLTVPFALAAGLSGANVTSSIILIAGIAEVAAGAISMGLGGYLAAKSEADHYTRELKREQEEIINVPDIEAAECGEILAGYGVEPHEYEPVVNALRRNPQHWLNFMMKFELGLEKPDPMRALQSALTIAISYIIGGLIPLSPYMIVPVAREAVVASIIVTILALLIFGFIKGHFTGDQSFKSAIQTAFIGAIASVAAYSIARVFRV